In Polyodon spathula isolate WHYD16114869_AA unplaced genomic scaffold, ASM1765450v1 scaffolds_1200, whole genome shotgun sequence, a single genomic region encodes these proteins:
- the LOC121309321 gene encoding apolipoprotein L domain-containing protein 1-like translates to MSDSDMDPTPGRRSSIDLPPNMPEEQDREEILRAFQMTKEFVRLFKEEKPLIDGHLRELKRIVDRLDKVNKQATIAKTVGSSLCAIGGAMAFAGLVLAPVTLGAATTGVYTALTGGATHLATEIVKASSVRDYNRRVQEEFEILQSKMSTLCDSYNAACGAASEIDDDHTGAVLKSACSTRVCLGAADLLTDAAASASLLSKVRTRFGVLDGAFLVWNVFDVVSSFTRIQKGCKSVRAGEIRTLVESVESDVAALEGVSSQLDTVLKEQ, encoded by the coding sequence GGAGGAAATCCTCAGAGCATTCCAGATGACTAAGGAGTTTGTGCGGCTGTTCAAAGAAGAGAAGCCGCTGATCGATGGTCACCTCCGAGAACTCAAGAGAATTGTTGACAGACTGGACAAGGTCAACAAGCAGGCTACCATTGCTAAGACTGTAGGGAGCTCTCTTTGTGCGATAGGGGGCGCTATGGCCTTTGCAGGGCTGGTTCTGGCTCCTGTTACACTGGGAGCTGCCACTACAGGGGTTTATACTGCCTTGACTGGAGGAGCCACCCATCTCGCCACGGAAATAGTAAAGGCTTCAAGTGTTAGAGATTATAACAGGAGAGTACAGGAGGAATTTGAGATCCTTCAGTCTAAAATGAGCACACTTTGTGATTCATACAATGCTGCTTGTGGAGCAGCTTCTGAAATAGATGACGATCACACTGGGGCCGTTTTAAAAAGCGCTTGTTCAACGAGAGTTTGTCTTGGTGCTGCAGACCTACTTAcagatgctgctgcttctgcttcatTGCTCTCCAAAGTGCGCACACGATTCGGTGTTCTCGACGGAGCCTTTCTGGTCTGGAATGTCTTTGACGTTGTGTCGAGTTTCACTCGCATTCAGAAGGGGTGTAAAAGCGTACGGGCGGGAGAGATTCGCACGCTGGTGGAAAGTGTAGAGTCCGATGTAGCAGCACTGGAAGGAGTCTCTTCGCAGTTGGACACGGTTCTTAAGGAGCAGTGA